One Fibrobacter sp. UWH4 DNA window includes the following coding sequences:
- a CDS encoding response regulator — MYYTLHEAEKAAYVSPCEVTYVTHGMYVFMKGRLIADNNGCHIYDLCFRNTHVSAYDSSSSSKDSTLPANTKTVLLAEANPQNRAFLDSILRLNYNLLLAPDGEQALKLLLEYGDRISLALVNAVLPKMDGFKIIRKFHEVRSNLQIPFVVMTDNLDLAKESIRLGAYQFIHLPIMDKSMLKAKIDGAIKNAEMLQQLALNYMEYVPGGVVLLNARNGKILYVNGCVLDIFECKSVEELSEFVGDRFKNAILPEDYKVVNQDLLEQISNKNDVTKQITYRTKTGKGKIKRVYHVGKFYKKTPYGDIFSAFISEDDVAMKKYFTRKEAFAKFMASGIATNTKSYDPGYRGFLFWNLTKNSPVLRMGGISYIPKDLEDKYTYEIHYKYLSSLMLQSETNVMNALDYTREKLILDYMNKCIVHSLDISYDVAGYKFTIRSSFDMMMDPDSGDIILKLQNESVKTTKGC; from the coding sequence TTGTACTACACGCTTCATGAGGCGGAAAAGGCGGCCTATGTGTCCCCTTGCGAGGTGACTTACGTGACGCACGGAATGTACGTCTTTATGAAGGGGCGCCTGATAGCCGATAATAACGGCTGTCACATTTACGATTTGTGCTTCCGCAACACACATGTAAGCGCCTATGACAGCTCTTCCAGTAGCAAAGATTCTACGCTTCCGGCAAATACGAAGACTGTTCTGCTTGCCGAGGCCAACCCGCAGAACAGGGCGTTCCTTGACAGTATTCTCAGGTTGAATTACAACTTGTTGCTTGCTCCGGATGGTGAGCAGGCCCTCAAGCTTCTGCTAGAATATGGGGATAGGATTTCGCTTGCGTTGGTGAATGCCGTCCTTCCGAAAATGGATGGCTTCAAGATTATCCGGAAATTCCACGAGGTGAGAAGCAATCTTCAGATTCCCTTTGTCGTGATGACGGACAATTTGGATCTTGCAAAGGAAAGTATTCGTCTTGGTGCATACCAGTTTATCCACTTGCCCATTATGGACAAGAGCATGCTCAAGGCAAAAATAGATGGCGCCATCAAGAACGCCGAAATGTTGCAACAGCTAGCTTTGAACTATATGGAATATGTGCCAGGAGGTGTGGTTCTTTTAAATGCCCGCAACGGAAAGATCTTATACGTAAACGGCTGCGTGCTTGACATTTTCGAATGCAAGAGTGTTGAGGAATTGTCTGAATTTGTGGGGGATCGCTTTAAGAATGCAATTCTTCCGGAAGATTACAAGGTTGTTAATCAGGACCTGCTGGAACAGATCTCGAACAAGAACGATGTGACAAAGCAGATAACCTATCGCACCAAAACGGGTAAGGGTAAAATCAAGCGCGTCTATCACGTGGGTAAGTTCTACAAGAAAACTCCGTACGGGGATATTTTCTCTGCGTTCATTTCGGAAGATGACGTAGCGATGAAAAAGTACTTTACCCGTAAAGAGGCTTTCGCGAAATTCATGGCGTCTGGAATCGCGACAAACACGAAGTCTTACGACCCGGGCTATCGAGGATTCCTTTTCTGGAACCTGACCAAGAATTCACCGGTGCTTCGCATGGGCGGAATCTCGTACATCCCCAAGGATCTCGAAGACAAGTACACCTACGAAATCCATTACAAGTACCTGAGTTCCCTGATGCTGCAAAGTGAAACCAATGTCATGAACGCGTTGGATTACACCCGTGAAAAGCTGATTCTCGATTACATGAATAAATGCATTGTCCATTCGCTGGACATAAGCTATGACGTCGCGGGCTACAAGTTTACCATTCGTTCTAGCTTCGACATGATGATGGACCCGGATTCCGGCGACATCATTCTCAAGCTGCAAAACGAGAGCGTCAAGACAACGAAAGGGTGCTAG
- a CDS encoding GGDEF domain-containing phosphodiesterase produces MEKSGVPLAVYRHVDGKARTVLVSDGLVRWQAPGKTREDLVRFLDEDMYRDVHQEDVVYVATKAKDFSKIEDGCYDVVYRQKLYGRKDYRTVHAVGYHRYLEDGTKCAVVVYDDVTAALESNGGSRSDFEEGVVEFLNTDKVDPFVIFNADTHEIYMVSASVEQVWKPVRTFDSGIKFEEYFFTPEERDRISVDDVIERGETIVRNPRTGKDLIMSVSQISWRGRNSVFLRICEHADRYFDPLTGLPNMEYGRLCGENYVEDIRNAGGSPVLIFFDIVGMKLYNSANGFNQGNEFLIDFASCIKKQFPDNLICRFANDHFAVVADSSGIEDKLNIIRKSVKGTVSKISMDLYVGICNIEEYGVFLDASEKAKLACNIQKKKGDNFIRYYDKDLHKDLILQNYVVNHIDEAIANGYIKIYYQPVVRTITETFCGMEALARWIDPQNGFLNPGVFIGALEESRQIHKLDSYIIEQVCRELREELDQGRPIVPVSFNLSRLDFIGCDIFNVVESALMKYRIERDYIRVEITESIMASDSYIQHEIERFRLVGYEVWMDDFGSGYSSLNTLKDYKFDELKIDMAFLSNFNEVSRIIISSTVRMAKSLGLKTLAEGVETREQLEFLKQIGCEKVQGYYYGKPQPLKDTMKHMETSGIVAENDNMRTVYSKLGRLDYQEDSPRAIMSYENGTFKFLFANKLYEEQLLSLGFKKS; encoded by the coding sequence TTGGAAAAGTCTGGGGTCCCGCTCGCAGTTTACCGGCATGTGGACGGCAAGGCTCGGACTGTACTTGTTTCTGACGGGCTTGTCCGTTGGCAGGCACCGGGAAAGACCCGCGAAGACCTGGTGCGCTTTCTCGATGAAGACATGTACCGGGACGTCCACCAGGAAGATGTCGTTTACGTGGCGACCAAGGCCAAGGATTTTTCGAAAATCGAGGACGGGTGTTACGATGTCGTTTACCGTCAAAAGCTTTATGGCCGGAAAGATTATCGCACGGTTCACGCCGTAGGGTACCACCGCTATCTCGAAGATGGTACGAAATGCGCCGTTGTCGTTTACGATGACGTGACCGCTGCACTGGAGTCCAACGGAGGCTCGCGAAGCGATTTCGAGGAGGGCGTCGTTGAGTTCCTGAATACGGACAAGGTGGACCCGTTTGTGATCTTCAACGCGGATACGCATGAAATCTACATGGTGAGCGCCTCGGTGGAACAGGTGTGGAAACCGGTGAGGACGTTTGATTCGGGAATCAAGTTCGAAGAATATTTCTTTACGCCCGAAGAACGCGATCGGATATCTGTTGACGATGTTATCGAAAGGGGAGAGACGATCGTCCGCAATCCGCGTACCGGCAAAGACTTGATTATGAGTGTGTCGCAGATTTCCTGGCGCGGGAGAAATTCCGTGTTCTTGCGAATATGTGAACATGCCGACCGTTATTTCGATCCGCTGACTGGTCTCCCGAATATGGAATATGGCCGCCTGTGCGGCGAAAACTACGTGGAGGACATCCGGAACGCGGGGGGATCTCCGGTTCTCATATTCTTCGACATCGTGGGGATGAAACTCTACAATAGTGCAAACGGATTTAACCAGGGTAACGAGTTCCTGATTGATTTCGCTTCCTGTATCAAGAAGCAGTTCCCCGATAACCTGATTTGCCGTTTCGCCAACGACCATTTTGCCGTCGTTGCGGATTCTAGCGGAATAGAAGACAAGCTGAATATTATCCGCAAGAGTGTCAAGGGAACCGTTTCCAAGATTTCGATGGACCTCTATGTCGGCATCTGCAATATCGAAGAATATGGCGTGTTCCTGGACGCGAGCGAAAAGGCGAAGCTGGCCTGCAACATCCAGAAGAAAAAGGGCGACAACTTTATCCGCTATTACGACAAGGATCTGCACAAAGACCTCATCTTGCAGAACTACGTGGTGAACCATATCGACGAGGCGATTGCGAACGGCTATATCAAGATCTACTACCAGCCCGTGGTGCGTACGATTACGGAAACGTTCTGCGGTATGGAGGCGCTTGCCCGTTGGATTGACCCGCAGAATGGATTCCTGAATCCGGGTGTGTTCATCGGGGCGCTCGAAGAATCGCGCCAGATCCATAAGCTCGACAGCTACATCATCGAACAGGTCTGTAGGGAACTTCGCGAGGAATTGGACCAGGGCCGCCCGATAGTGCCGGTTTCATTCAACCTTTCGCGCCTTGACTTTATCGGTTGCGATATCTTTAATGTGGTCGAATCGGCCCTGATGAAGTACCGGATTGAGCGAGACTACATCCGTGTCGAAATTACGGAAAGCATCATGGCTTCGGATTCCTACATCCAGCATGAAATCGAAAGGTTCCGCCTGGTGGGTTACGAAGTCTGGATGGACGATTTCGGCAGCGGCTACTCGTCGCTCAATACTCTCAAGGATTACAAGTTCGACGAACTCAAGATTGACATGGCGTTCCTTTCGAACTTCAACGAAGTCTCCCGCATCATCATCAGTTCGACTGTCCGCATGGCGAAAAGCCTTGGCCTGAAGACGTTGGCCGAAGGAGTGGAAACCAGGGAGCAGCTGGAATTCCTGAAACAAATCGGTTGTGAAAAAGTCCAGGGTTACTATTACGGAAAACCGCAGCCGCTGAAGGATACCATGAAGCACATGGAAACTTCAGGAATCGTGGCCGAAAACGACAACATGCGTACGGTGTATTCGAAGCTGGGTCGCCTCGACTATCAGGAAGATTCTCCTAGGGCGATTATGTCTTACGAGAACGGAACATTCAAGTTCCTGTTTGCGAATAAGTTGTACGAAGAACAGCTCCTGAGTCTCGGCTTTAAAAAATCTTGA
- the tsf gene encoding translation elongation factor Ts has protein sequence MQITASLVNELRQKTGVGMMQCKKALTETDGDMDKAVELLRKQGAAVAAKRADKAAKEGRIYLIETADKAAAFELSCETEPVSNNDDFVALANMAVKAVETQAIASVDDLKNAVVDGKKINDVLQDVLVKIQENIDFRKFAEIKKVANSVFGVYSHMKGKIGVITELAFESTASDEAALKQAAKDIAMQAAAFAPVALNDAAVPAETIEKEKEIAKAQIEASGKAPKPEFLQRQIDGRVAKVLKEIVLEDQEFFMSEKNPKKLSVKDYLQEVVAKQLGLSSLKVVNFIRFERGN, from the coding sequence ATGCAGATTACCGCTTCCCTCGTTAACGAACTCCGCCAGAAGACTGGCGTGGGCATGATGCAGTGCAAGAAGGCCCTCACCGAAACTGACGGCGACATGGACAAGGCCGTTGAACTCCTCCGCAAGCAGGGTGCTGCTGTTGCCGCCAAGCGTGCCGACAAGGCCGCCAAGGAAGGCCGCATCTACCTCATCGAAACCGCCGACAAGGCCGCTGCTTTCGAACTCTCTTGCGAAACGGAACCGGTTTCCAACAACGACGACTTCGTCGCTCTCGCTAACATGGCCGTGAAGGCTGTCGAAACTCAGGCTATCGCCTCTGTCGACGACCTCAAGAACGCCGTGGTCGATGGCAAGAAGATCAACGATGTGCTCCAGGACGTGCTCGTCAAGATCCAGGAAAACATCGACTTCCGCAAGTTCGCCGAAATCAAGAAGGTCGCTAACTCCGTGTTTGGCGTTTACAGCCACATGAAGGGCAAGATCGGCGTGATTACCGAACTCGCTTTCGAAAGCACCGCTTCTGACGAAGCTGCTCTCAAGCAGGCTGCTAAGGACATCGCTATGCAGGCCGCCGCATTTGCTCCGGTCGCTCTGAACGATGCCGCCGTCCCGGCCGAAACCATCGAAAAGGAAAAGGAAATCGCCAAGGCCCAGATCGAAGCTTCCGGCAAGGCTCCGAAGCCCGAATTCCTGCAGCGCCAGATCGACGGTCGCGTCGCCAAGGTGCTCAAGGAAATCGTTCTCGAAGACCAGGAATTCTTCATGTCCGAAAAGAACCCGAAGAAGCTCAGCGTCAAGGACTACCTCCAGGAAGTCGTCGCCAAGCAGCTCGGTCTTTCCAGCCTGAAGGTCGTGAACTTCATCCGCTTCGAACGCGGTAACTAA
- the rpsB gene encoding 30S ribosomal protein S2 gives MANLPSVEDLLAAGSHFGHQTQRWNPKMKPYILAEKNGIYVLNLSKTRELLEEAAKAAAKISESGKTVLFVGTKPTARQCVLDAAASCNQFSVTNRWLGGMLTNFQTVRKSIKKIDKIDAMEADGTFQALSKKEVLDKNREREKLLSVFGGIREMVNLPGLLVVTDLAHEKIAVAEARRLHIPIIGICDTNVDPTLVDYPIPANDDAVKSLTLIIDYIAANVAKRSADKKADKEEVKKFDNGEEEK, from the coding sequence ATGGCAAATCTGCCTTCTGTCGAAGATCTGCTTGCTGCAGGCTCCCACTTTGGTCACCAGACTCAGCGCTGGAACCCGAAAATGAAACCCTACATCTTGGCTGAAAAGAACGGCATCTACGTTCTCAACCTCTCCAAGACCCGCGAACTCCTTGAAGAAGCCGCCAAGGCCGCTGCCAAGATTTCTGAATCTGGCAAGACTGTGCTCTTCGTTGGCACCAAGCCGACCGCTCGTCAGTGCGTGCTCGATGCTGCTGCTTCTTGCAACCAGTTCTCCGTGACCAACCGCTGGCTCGGTGGTATGCTCACGAACTTCCAGACCGTCCGCAAGTCCATCAAGAAGATTGACAAGATCGACGCCATGGAAGCCGATGGTACTTTCCAGGCCCTCTCCAAGAAGGAAGTCCTCGACAAGAACCGCGAACGCGAAAAGCTCCTTTCCGTGTTCGGTGGCATCCGTGAAATGGTGAACCTCCCGGGCCTCCTCGTCGTGACCGACCTCGCTCACGAAAAGATCGCCGTGGCTGAAGCTCGCCGCCTCCACATTCCTATCATCGGTATTTGCGACACGAACGTCGACCCGACTCTCGTGGACTATCCGATTCCGGCCAACGATGACGCCGTGAAGTCCCTCACGCTCATCATCGACTACATTGCCGCGAACGTTGCAAAGCGTTCCGCCGACAAGAAGGCCGACAAGGAAGAAGTGAAGAAGTTCGACAACGGCGAGGAAGAAAAGTAA